A single window of Rana temporaria chromosome 1, aRanTem1.1, whole genome shotgun sequence DNA harbors:
- the DNAJB5 gene encoding dnaJ homolog subfamily B member 5 isoform X2 codes for MGKDYYKILGIPNGANEDEIKKAYRKMALKYHPDKNKDANAEDKFKEIAEAYDVLSDPKKRVVYDQYGEEGLKTGGGSSGNTGSSFHYTFHGDPHATFNSFFGGSNPFDIFFGSNRTRMGNGFDHEDMDIDDDNDDPFGSFNHFGFNGVNGFHRRHQDQIPNRRKVQDPPVIHELKVSLEEIYHGCTKRMKITRRRLNPDGRTVRSEDKILNVVIKKGWKEGTKITFPKEGDATSENIPADIVFLLKDKPHAHFKRDGSNIVYTAKITLKEALCGCTVNIPTIDGRVIPLPCSDVIKPATVKRLRGEGLPFPKVPTQRGDLIVEFQVRFPDRIPQSTRELLKQHLPCS; via the exons ATGGGAAAAGATTATTACAAGATTCTGGGCATCCCCAATGGGGCCAACGAGGATGAGATCAAGAAGGCCTATCGCAAGATGGCCCTGAAATATCACCCCGACAAGAACAAGGACGCCAACGCTGAGGACAAGTTCAAGGAGATCGCAGAGGCCTACGACGTCCTCAGCGACCCCAAGAAGAGAGTGGTGTACGATCAGTATGGGGAGGAAG GTCTAAAAActggaggtggctcatccggTAACACAGGCAGCTCCTTCCATTACACGTTCCACGGTGACCCTCATGCAACCTTCAATTCTTTCTTTGGAGGCTCGAATCCCTTTGATATCTTCTTCGGCTCAAATCGCACACGCATGGGCAACGGCTTTGACCACGAAGACATGGACATCGACGATGACAACGATGACCCCTTCGGCAGCTTCAACCACTTCGGCTTCAACGGTGTGAACGGTTTCCACCGGCGGCACCAGGACCAAATACCCAACCGCCGGAAGGTGCAGGACCCTCCAGTGATTCACGAGCTGAAAGTGTCCTTGGAGGAGATTTATCATGGCTGTACGAAACGGATGAAGATCACGCGGCGGAGGCTGAACCCAGATGGCCGCACTGTGCGTTCGGAGGACAAGATTCTCAACGTGGTCATCAAGAAAGGGTGGAAAGAGGGCACCAAGATCACTTTCCCCAAAGAGGGGGACGCCACATCAGAAAACATCCCCGCAGACATTGTGTTCCTACTGAAGGACAAACCTCACGCACATTTCAAAAGAGACGGGTCCAACATTGTGTACACCGCCAAGATCACACTGAAAGAG GCTCTTTGTGGCTGCACCGTCAACATTCCCACCATCGATGGACGGGTCATCCCGCTGCCTTGCAGCGACGTCATCAAGCCCGCAACGGTGAAGCGCCTGCGGGGCGAAGGACTACCGTTTCCGAAAGTCCCCACCCAACGGGGCGATTTAATAGTTGAGTTTCAGGTTCGCTTCCCAGACAGAATACCCCAAAGCACCCGTGAACTGCTCAAACAACACCTGCCCTGCTCCTAG
- the DNAJB5 gene encoding dnaJ homolog subfamily B member 5 isoform X1: MFKCEPRQKAGSEFFIKSIGDGGAQEKRRTTFFRVGITLGILSAHFGGARILDQKPQTVDMGKDYYKILGIPNGANEDEIKKAYRKMALKYHPDKNKDANAEDKFKEIAEAYDVLSDPKKRVVYDQYGEEGLKTGGGSSGNTGSSFHYTFHGDPHATFNSFFGGSNPFDIFFGSNRTRMGNGFDHEDMDIDDDNDDPFGSFNHFGFNGVNGFHRRHQDQIPNRRKVQDPPVIHELKVSLEEIYHGCTKRMKITRRRLNPDGRTVRSEDKILNVVIKKGWKEGTKITFPKEGDATSENIPADIVFLLKDKPHAHFKRDGSNIVYTAKITLKEALCGCTVNIPTIDGRVIPLPCSDVIKPATVKRLRGEGLPFPKVPTQRGDLIVEFQVRFPDRIPQSTRELLKQHLPCS, from the exons ATGtttaagtgtgaacccaggcaaAAAGCCGGCAGCGAATTTTTTATCAAGTCTATTGGGGACGGAGGAGCTCAGGAGAAGCGAAGGACCACGTTTTTCAGAGTGGGCATTACCTTAGGAATTTTATCCGCCCACTTCGGGG GGGCGAGGATTCTCGATCAGAAGCCTCAGACAGTGGACATGGGAAAAGATTATTACAAGATTCTGGGCATCCCCAATGGGGCCAACGAGGATGAGATCAAGAAGGCCTATCGCAAGATGGCCCTGAAATATCACCCCGACAAGAACAAGGACGCCAACGCTGAGGACAAGTTCAAGGAGATCGCAGAGGCCTACGACGTCCTCAGCGACCCCAAGAAGAGAGTGGTGTACGATCAGTATGGGGAGGAAG GTCTAAAAActggaggtggctcatccggTAACACAGGCAGCTCCTTCCATTACACGTTCCACGGTGACCCTCATGCAACCTTCAATTCTTTCTTTGGAGGCTCGAATCCCTTTGATATCTTCTTCGGCTCAAATCGCACACGCATGGGCAACGGCTTTGACCACGAAGACATGGACATCGACGATGACAACGATGACCCCTTCGGCAGCTTCAACCACTTCGGCTTCAACGGTGTGAACGGTTTCCACCGGCGGCACCAGGACCAAATACCCAACCGCCGGAAGGTGCAGGACCCTCCAGTGATTCACGAGCTGAAAGTGTCCTTGGAGGAGATTTATCATGGCTGTACGAAACGGATGAAGATCACGCGGCGGAGGCTGAACCCAGATGGCCGCACTGTGCGTTCGGAGGACAAGATTCTCAACGTGGTCATCAAGAAAGGGTGGAAAGAGGGCACCAAGATCACTTTCCCCAAAGAGGGGGACGCCACATCAGAAAACATCCCCGCAGACATTGTGTTCCTACTGAAGGACAAACCTCACGCACATTTCAAAAGAGACGGGTCCAACATTGTGTACACCGCCAAGATCACACTGAAAGAG GCTCTTTGTGGCTGCACCGTCAACATTCCCACCATCGATGGACGGGTCATCCCGCTGCCTTGCAGCGACGTCATCAAGCCCGCAACGGTGAAGCGCCTGCGGGGCGAAGGACTACCGTTTCCGAAAGTCCCCACCCAACGGGGCGATTTAATAGTTGAGTTTCAGGTTCGCTTCCCAGACAGAATACCCCAAAGCACCCGTGAACTGCTCAAACAACACCTGCCCTGCTCCTAG